The Tepidisphaeraceae bacterium genome includes a region encoding these proteins:
- a CDS encoding PfkB family carbohydrate kinase: MPLTRQQITDSASKKLNAAIPSLPSTKATIGLDGFVDEIIAVVDKRSSLDKYDAVPTIANFGAKIAEAAGQSANYELVVKQMKLGGNGPIMANALASFGLSVTYIGALGYPQIHPVFADFAANAKCITIGDAGHTDALEFADGKLMLGKYTCMNDVTWETIVSRVGAEKLQQLVNESKLVGFVNWTMLPFLSQVWEKLRTEVFSKAPKAQRTFFVDLADPEKRTHDDIRAALEELTKFQASANVILGLNLKESVEILEVLHLPVPKDPEAAIEETAKAIRAKMNIGCVVVHPRRGAAAATATESATFMGPFVQQPKISTGAGDHFNAGFALGQVIGLDLVECLCTGVATSGYYVRTAHSPTGKELADFIAELPAPQS; the protein is encoded by the coding sequence ATGCCGCTCACCCGCCAGCAGATCACCGACAGTGCCAGCAAGAAGCTCAACGCCGCCATTCCGAGTTTGCCGTCGACGAAGGCGACGATCGGGCTCGACGGGTTCGTCGACGAGATCATCGCCGTCGTCGACAAGCGTTCGTCGCTCGACAAGTACGACGCCGTGCCGACCATCGCCAACTTCGGCGCCAAGATCGCCGAGGCGGCCGGTCAGAGCGCCAACTACGAGCTGGTCGTGAAGCAGATGAAGCTCGGCGGCAACGGGCCGATCATGGCCAACGCGCTGGCCAGCTTCGGGCTGAGCGTGACCTACATCGGCGCGCTGGGCTACCCGCAGATCCACCCCGTCTTCGCCGACTTCGCCGCCAACGCCAAGTGCATCACGATTGGCGACGCCGGCCACACCGACGCGCTGGAGTTCGCCGACGGCAAGCTGATGCTCGGCAAGTACACCTGCATGAACGACGTGACGTGGGAGACCATCGTCAGCCGCGTGGGCGCCGAGAAGCTGCAGCAGCTGGTCAACGAATCGAAGCTGGTTGGCTTCGTCAACTGGACGATGCTGCCGTTCCTGAGCCAGGTGTGGGAGAAACTTCGCACCGAGGTGTTCTCCAAGGCGCCCAAGGCGCAGCGGACGTTCTTCGTCGACCTGGCCGACCCCGAGAAGCGCACGCACGACGACATCCGGGCCGCGCTTGAAGAACTGACGAAGTTCCAAGCCAGCGCCAACGTGATTCTGGGCCTGAACCTGAAGGAATCGGTCGAGATTCTGGAAGTGCTGCACCTGCCGGTGCCGAAGGACCCCGAGGCCGCGATCGAGGAGACGGCCAAGGCGATCCGCGCGAAGATGAACATCGGCTGCGTCGTCGTCCACCCGCGTCGCGGCGCCGCCGCCGCGACGGCGACCGAGTCGGCGACGTTCATGGGCCCGTTCGTGCAGCAACCGAAGATCAGCACCGGCGCCGGCGACCACTTCAACGCCGGCTTCGCGCTCGGTCAGGTGATCGGCCTGGACCTGGTCGAATGCCTCTGCACCGGCGTCGCCACCAGCGGCTACTACGTCCGCACCGCCCACAGCCCGACCGGCAAGGAACTGGCCGACTTCATCGCGGAACTGCCGGCGCCGCAGTCGTAA
- a CDS encoding bifunctional oligoribonuclease/PAP phosphatase NrnA, which produces MTDAQPLIDILTTCKNVLITTHVRPDGDALGSTAALSLGLRAKGIASEVLLLSALPPKYAFVHKDPGVISYDMDRGWPTAFDFDRFDALAVVDTGTWSQLPGMQERLANFTKPKLVIDHHLTQEDWATHHLVDKKASSAAEVVAMLLKQWGVPFDSQIANALYVGMTADTGWFQYSNTRPATLRLAAELMEIGVDTDRIYQALYQNDRPQRLAMQTKALQSLQLLAGGKLAVMTLTKQDYLDAGATNNDTDGLINIPLSVATVEVSLMLAEPLVDGPIRGSLRSKGGIDVAAFAQQFGGGGHARAAGVKFEGTLTDAVEKVAGELTRAITATPAAT; this is translated from the coding sequence ATGACCGACGCCCAACCCCTAATCGACATCCTCACCACCTGTAAGAACGTCCTCATCACCACCCACGTTCGCCCCGACGGCGACGCGCTCGGCTCCACCGCGGCGCTATCCCTCGGCCTGCGCGCCAAGGGCATCGCATCCGAAGTCCTGCTGCTCAGCGCCCTGCCGCCCAAGTACGCGTTCGTGCATAAAGACCCCGGTGTCATCTCCTACGACATGGACCGCGGCTGGCCGACCGCGTTCGATTTCGACCGCTTCGATGCGCTGGCCGTCGTCGATACCGGCACCTGGTCGCAGTTGCCCGGCATGCAGGAACGCCTGGCCAACTTCACCAAGCCCAAGCTCGTCATCGACCACCACCTCACGCAGGAAGACTGGGCCACACATCACCTGGTGGATAAGAAGGCCAGCAGCGCCGCCGAGGTGGTCGCGATGCTGTTGAAGCAGTGGGGAGTTCCGTTCGATTCGCAGATCGCCAACGCGCTCTACGTGGGCATGACCGCCGACACCGGCTGGTTCCAGTACAGCAACACGCGGCCCGCAACGCTGCGCCTCGCCGCCGAGCTGATGGAGATCGGCGTCGACACCGACCGCATCTACCAGGCCCTCTACCAGAACGACCGCCCCCAGCGCCTCGCCATGCAGACCAAGGCCCTGCAATCCCTGCAACTGCTCGCCGGCGGCAAGCTGGCCGTGATGACGCTGACGAAGCAGGACTATTTAGACGCCGGCGCCACCAACAACGACACGGACGGTTTGATCAACATCCCCCTCAGCGTCGCCACGGTGGAGGTCAGCCTGATGCTCGCCGAGCCGCTCGTCGACGGCCCCATCCGCGGCAGCTTGCGCAGCAAGGGCGGCATCGACGTCGCCGCCTTCGCCCAACAATTCGGCGGCGGCGGCCACGCCCGGGCGGCAGGGGTGAAGTTCGAAGGCACGCTGACCGACGCTGTCGAAAAGGTGGCAGGGGAGCTAACTCGCGCGATCACCGCCACGCCCGCGGCGACTTAA
- the ribF gene encoding riboflavin biosynthesis protein RibF: MQVRHGLDGLKATAARAVLSVGNFDGVHRGHARLIRAARAIATSAGVPLALATFEPHPLTVLNPAAAPPRLTSPAMKADLLAAQGVDELIILPPTPDVLNTTAEGFWSILRDDIGITALLEGESFTFGKGRTGTIDRLREWAARDGIQLEIVDVEEAVLLDMSVVAVNSTLVRWLIGHGRARDAAILLGRPYVLRGNVVKGFQRGRTIGVPTANLQCDGQMIPLDGVYAGRCTIDGTTYPVALSIGTLPTFDGTGRQIEGHLIGFTGDLYDRTIDLEIVDWLRDQTKFNGVDALKAQLARDIAEVPRRVNDTPSRQIAQLAV, from the coding sequence ATGCAGGTGCGGCACGGATTAGACGGACTGAAGGCAACCGCGGCGCGGGCGGTGCTGTCCGTCGGCAACTTCGACGGCGTCCATCGCGGCCACGCGCGGCTCATCCGCGCCGCCCGCGCGATCGCCACGAGCGCCGGCGTGCCCCTGGCGCTGGCGACCTTCGAACCGCACCCGCTGACGGTCCTCAATCCCGCCGCCGCTCCACCACGCCTCACCTCGCCAGCAATGAAGGCCGATTTGCTTGCGGCGCAGGGGGTGGATGAGCTGATCATCCTGCCGCCCACGCCCGACGTGCTGAACACGACGGCCGAAGGGTTCTGGTCGATCTTACGCGACGACATCGGCATCACCGCGCTGCTGGAAGGCGAATCGTTCACCTTCGGCAAGGGCCGCACCGGCACGATCGACCGTTTGCGCGAGTGGGCAGCCCGTGACGGCATTCAGCTTGAGATCGTCGATGTCGAGGAGGCCGTGCTGCTGGACATGAGCGTGGTCGCCGTCAACAGCACACTGGTCCGCTGGCTGATCGGCCACGGCCGGGCGCGCGACGCCGCGATTTTGCTCGGCCGCCCGTACGTCTTACGTGGCAACGTGGTGAAAGGCTTCCAGCGCGGCCGAACTATCGGCGTGCCGACGGCGAACCTGCAGTGCGACGGTCAGATGATCCCGCTGGACGGTGTGTACGCCGGCCGCTGCACGATCGACGGCACAACCTATCCCGTCGCCCTCAGCATCGGCACTCTCCCCACGTTCGACGGCACCGGCCGGCAAATCGAAGGCCATTTGATCGGCTTCACCGGCGATTTGTACGACCGCACGATCGACCTCGAGATCGTCGACTGGCTCCGCGACCAAACGAAGTTCAACGGCGTTGATGCCCTGAAGGCCCAACTCGCCCGCGACATCGCCGAGGTGCCAAGGCGGGTGAACGACACGCCATCGCGGCAGATCGCGCAGCTGGCCGTCTGA
- a CDS encoding dienelactone hydrolase family protein produces the protein MKKLTLTALAILLSPITTLAAIRTETVEYKHGDQTLKGFVAYDDAVTGKRPGVLVAPEWWGLTDYPKKRAQQLAELGYVAFVADYYGDGKTTDDPKEAGEMAGPVKNDPEKLRALGNAALDQLKARPEVDPSKLAAIGYCFGGSAVLELARDGSDLKGVVSFHGGLSTTAPAGPGDVKTIVLVAHGIDDPMVSIEEVAAFHNEMKQANATYEIHAYSGAVHAFTNPDADAKNIPGIKYNARADERSWDAMRTFFADLFK, from the coding sequence ATGAAGAAACTGACCCTCACCGCACTGGCGATCCTCTTGTCTCCCATCACCACCCTGGCCGCCATCCGGACCGAAACCGTCGAGTACAAGCACGGCGACCAGACGCTGAAGGGCTTCGTCGCCTACGACGACGCCGTCACCGGCAAGCGGCCCGGCGTACTGGTTGCGCCCGAATGGTGGGGTCTAACCGATTACCCGAAGAAGCGCGCCCAACAGCTGGCCGAGCTGGGGTACGTGGCGTTCGTGGCCGACTACTACGGCGACGGCAAGACGACCGACGACCCGAAGGAAGCCGGCGAAATGGCTGGCCCCGTGAAAAACGACCCCGAAAAGCTCCGCGCGCTCGGCAACGCCGCGCTGGACCAACTGAAGGCCCGCCCGGAGGTGGACCCCAGCAAGCTGGCCGCCATCGGTTACTGCTTCGGTGGCTCGGCCGTGCTGGAACTGGCCCGCGACGGGTCCGACCTGAAGGGCGTCGTCAGCTTCCACGGCGGGCTCTCCACCACCGCCCCGGCCGGCCCCGGCGACGTGAAGACGATCGTGCTGGTCGCCCACGGCATCGACGACCCGATGGTCTCCATCGAGGAGGTGGCCGCGTTCCACAACGAGATGAAGCAGGCCAACGCCACCTACGAGATCCACGCCTACAGCGGCGCCGTCCACGCCTTCACCAACCCCGACGCCGACGCCAAGAACATCCCCGGCATCAAGTACAACGCCCGCGCCGACGAACGCTCGTGGGACGCCATGCGGACGTTCTTCGCGGACCTGTTCAAGTAA
- the opgC gene encoding OpgC domain-containing protein: MTDIPHPTSPRTVPPPRKPRDARLDFWRGLCLVDMVVVHLLVQGLQIGHYPHAIVGEYLRFAAGGFIFVAGMGVGRIFLPKASDVAQRGGAYRSLLARAFYILCVHYTATLGFMVFAIVRDDPLPPVWVLMRDIVLLRDGYDLLPFYVVMIALSPVLLEAIRRGWGVAVAVGSVALFLWGQQHYFIELIPIQQTFFVVLWQAIFVAGLLAGAAFPRYDALRPAAKVAIASGATGAALCLSVFAFGWHFGMPKPGWLWFMKVPLSGGEALRYVAFIVAIITVTDVLWRFIGGTAVAEFIARLGRRSLAMYVAHVFVVGLLVPLAHRWPMPMTWNLIYLPIAVVMLWAIAFIMDALGQRTRGLPMPLGRRRIFEKWPVAATAVALVIVLGVWAHLKPLPPGASYESPDDAGFFDGE, encoded by the coding sequence TTGACCGACATTCCGCACCCAACGTCGCCCCGCACCGTGCCGCCACCGCGCAAGCCGCGCGATGCGCGGCTGGATTTCTGGCGCGGCCTGTGCTTGGTCGACATGGTCGTTGTTCACCTGCTCGTGCAGGGGCTGCAGATCGGCCATTACCCGCACGCGATCGTCGGCGAGTACCTGCGCTTCGCGGCGGGCGGGTTCATCTTCGTCGCCGGCATGGGGGTGGGACGGATCTTCCTGCCGAAAGCGAGCGACGTCGCCCAGCGCGGCGGCGCGTACCGATCGCTGCTCGCGCGGGCGTTCTACATTCTGTGCGTCCATTACACCGCCACGCTGGGCTTCATGGTGTTTGCGATCGTGCGCGACGACCCGCTGCCACCGGTGTGGGTGTTAATGCGCGACATCGTGCTGCTGCGCGACGGGTACGATCTGCTGCCGTTCTACGTGGTGATGATCGCGCTGTCGCCCGTGCTGCTGGAAGCCATCCGGCGCGGGTGGGGCGTTGCGGTGGCGGTCGGCAGCGTGGCGCTGTTTTTGTGGGGCCAGCAGCATTACTTCATCGAACTGATCCCGATCCAGCAGACGTTCTTCGTCGTGCTGTGGCAGGCGATCTTCGTCGCCGGCCTGCTCGCGGGGGCCGCGTTTCCCCGGTACGACGCGCTGCGGCCCGCCGCCAAAGTCGCGATCGCGAGCGGTGCGACGGGGGCCGCGCTGTGCCTTTCGGTTTTTGCTTTCGGGTGGCACTTCGGCATGCCCAAGCCGGGCTGGTTGTGGTTTATGAAGGTGCCGCTGTCCGGCGGTGAAGCGCTGCGGTACGTGGCCTTCATCGTCGCGATCATCACTGTCACCGATGTGCTCTGGCGGTTCATCGGTGGCACCGCCGTCGCGGAGTTCATCGCGCGGTTGGGACGGCGCAGTCTGGCGATGTACGTGGCGCACGTGTTCGTCGTCGGCCTGCTCGTGCCGCTCGCCCACCGCTGGCCCATGCCGATGACGTGGAACCTCATCTACCTGCCGATCGCGGTCGTGATGCTGTGGGCCATAGCGTTCATCATGGACGCGCTGGGCCAGCGCACGCGCGGCCTGCCGATGCCGCTGGGCCGGCGGCGCATCTTCGAGAAGTGGCCGGTCGCGGCGACGGCGGTGGCGCTGGTGATCGTGCTGGGCGTGTGGGCGCATCTCAAGCCGTTGCCGCCCGGCGCGAGCTACGAGAGCCCGGACGATGCCGGCTTCTTTGACGGCGAATGA